In Caldisericia bacterium, the following proteins share a genomic window:
- the yfcE gene encoding phosphodiesterase, with protein sequence MIIGLMSDSHGSLKWFKRAYNLLKDTDLIIHAGDILYHGPRNPLPDEYLPKELSEFINTIPKEKIIFVKGNCDSDVDQMVINHDISKRFKLIDIKPFTLGIIHGDQFKNDSEMFKFMEEFDIDILIHGHYHVKKAVSSNNKIIISPGSVSLPKDSSKSAGILTIEKFNVAVEFFDLSSGELLVKKSFKLVK encoded by the coding sequence TTGATAATCGGCCTTATGTCAGATTCACATGGCTCACTTAAGTGGTTTAAAAGAGCATACAATCTATTAAAGGATACAGACTTAATAATACATGCAGGAGACATTCTCTATCATGGACCAAGAAATCCACTACCAGATGAATATCTACCTAAAGAGTTATCAGAGTTTATAAACACCATACCTAAGGAAAAAATTATATTTGTCAAAGGAAACTGTGATTCAGATGTTGATCAGATGGTGATAAATCATGATATCAGTAAGAGGTTTAAACTCATAGATATTAAACCCTTCACTCTGGGAATAATACATGGGGATCAGTTTAAAAATGATAGCGAGATGTTCAAATTTATGGAGGAGTTTGATATAGATATCCTCATTCATGGTCATTACCATGTAAAGAAAGCAGTGTCATCAAATAATAAAATCATCATAAGCCCTGGCTCTGTATCTCTTCCCAAAGACAGCTCAAAGAGTGCAGGGATACTTACAATAGAAAAATTTAATGTCGCTGTTGAGTTCTTTGATCTATCCAGTGGAGAATTACTGGTAAAAAAATCCTTCAAACTTGTTAAATGA
- the proC gene encoding pyrroline-5-carboxylate reductase, with protein sequence MKVSIIGCGKMGESILKGLLNKGFNKSNIFITTKTETHLKNLLERYKVMGSTKNIDAINFSDVVILSIKPQNLEEISKELTGRFGGKILISILAGISIKNLKDYFKVKKVVRCMPNLPSRIGKGITVWTDSGLDEEEKNIVRKILSSIGENIYVEKEEFIDIGTSLSGSGPAYVFLFLKSMTDAGVYLGLPRDISEKLSEETVIGSVLLKRELKKTYGELIDMVSSPGGTTVEALLKLEEGGFKSTLMKAIIAAYKKSKDLRR encoded by the coding sequence ATGAAAGTTTCAATAATTGGATGTGGAAAGATGGGTGAATCTATACTTAAAGGACTCTTAAACAAAGGATTTAACAAATCCAATATATTCATAACTACAAAAACAGAAACTCATCTTAAAAACTTACTGGAAAGATACAAAGTAATGGGTTCAACTAAAAATATTGATGCTATTAACTTCTCAGATGTCGTAATACTTTCCATAAAACCACAGAACCTTGAAGAGATTTCAAAGGAACTAACTGGCAGATTTGGGGGAAAGATACTAATCTCAATTCTTGCTGGAATAAGTATCAAGAACCTGAAGGATTATTTTAAAGTAAAAAAAGTTGTAAGGTGTATGCCAAATCTTCCCTCAAGGATTGGAAAGGGAATAACAGTGTGGACTGATTCAGGTTTAGATGAAGAAGAAAAAAACATAGTTAGAAAAATACTCTCTTCTATCGGTGAAAATATTTATGTGGAAAAGGAAGAATTTATAGATATTGGAACATCTCTAAGTGGTTCTGGTCCAGCTTATGTATTTTTATTCCTTAAATCTATGACTGACGCCGGTGTTTATCTTGGACTTCCAAGAGATATAAGTGAGAAACTCTCTGAAGAAACTGTCATTGGTTCAGTTCTTCTTAAGAGAGAACTTAAAAAAACATACGGTGAACTCATAGATATGGTTTCTTCACCTGGAGGAACCACAGTCGAGGCACTTCTTAAATTGGAGGAGGGTGGTTTTAAGTCCACTCTAATGAAAGCAATAATTGCGGCATATAAGAAAAGCAAAGATTTAAGGAGGTGA